One window from the genome of Babylonia areolata isolate BAREFJ2019XMU chromosome 13, ASM4173473v1, whole genome shotgun sequence encodes:
- the LOC143288897 gene encoding anaphase-promoting complex subunit 2-like, giving the protein MAEIYGKMNESWSVIIDILSPEKQPAATRNASAAKRVELESALNVLDKCGVLHLVPAWFQQAMQDDIRRRVVKEFWKFFDPSEIQGMKADGSLPNQFTKAVNYLYDVMQGYFACLGVVKNVQHLLSLKNIADDGGGGERRGGRSRTDAAAMGCGSLDAYLVLLLKSFLFSTFPQNFKEAVQLFYARVFAFFRREEVHAPVHEYFTNEQLMELFNTINLKLHKMGLLEHVAGAAITSVVTDHIRTYIQTTCKGDFETPYLEHLEIYLDTKVLEWLRLIYQHSEEKAQSIDSFRGRLMHFIWETHANVLIEQLFNIVIEFPDSEPALKDLRQCLEKTDLRSTLVSSLRRSIEVRLLHPGVNTNHILTAYISAIRALRALDPAGVILELVCEPVRKYLRSREDTVRCIVAGLTDTESNELVDELLRGAPQHVDERIDSEDETDNWESWQPDPVDANPETASKRRKEQDIISTLVNVYGSQELFVTEYRTLLADRLLSPTGAAMAAGVKLDMANSLERELRYLELLKLRFGENPLHGCQVMLKDVADSRRINSRITESKQHNREGGSDTQDVDVSAIILSAQFWPSFREEKITLPPELQSSLDAYTQQYEMLKGNRTLVWKPHLGVMNIELELKEQKLNFSVTPVQAALIMQFQEQKRWTVEDLGQALEMAPSAVRRKLAFWQGQGVVREEGADVFLLVEDRRGGPGGGGPHPEGTVITAHTEDEEELESAMASAAQQREQEMQMFWTYITGMLQNLDCLPLERIHSMLRMFAVQGPESGEFTQQQLKAFLDHKVREQKLVFASGVYRLPKN; this is encoded by the exons ATGGCGGAAATTTATGGTAAAATGAACGAAAGTTGGTCAGTTATTATTGACATTTTGTCTCCGGAGAAGCAGCCAGCG GCTACAAGGAATGCAAGTGCTGCAAAACGTGTGGAACTGGAAAGCGCCCTGAATGTCCTGGACAAATGTGGGGTTCTTCATTTAGTTCCTGCATGGTTCCAACAAGCCATGCAGGATGACATCAGACGACGGGTGGTGAAAGAATTCTGGAAATTCTTCGACCCATCAGAAATCCAAGGCATGAAGGCAGACGGATCGTTACCCAACCAGTTCACCAAAGCGGTGAACTACTTGTATGATGTGATGCAGGGGTATTTTGCATGTTTGGGCGTTGTGAAAAACGTGCAGCATCTGCTTTCTCTGAAAAACATTGCCgatgacggtgggggtggggagaggcggGGCGGAAGGAGTCGGACAGATGCTGCAGCCATGGGCTGTGGATCTCTGGATGCCTATCTGGTGCTGCTGCTCAAGTCCTTCCTCTTCTCTACTTTCCCTCAGAATTTCAAGGAGGCAGTGCAGCTCTTTTATGCTCGGGTCTTCGCCTTCTTTCGGAGAG AGGAAGTGCATGCGCCTGTCCATGAATACTTCACCAATGAGCAACTGATGGAGCTGTTCAATACCATTAATCTCAAGCT ACACAAGATGGGTTTACTGGAGCACGTGGCAGGGGCAGCCATCACGTCTGTGGTGACAGATCACATCCGCACCTACATCCAGACAACCTGCAAGGGTGACTTTGAGACGCCGTACCTGGAGCATCTGGAGATA TACCTGGACACCAAGGTGCTGGAGTGGCTGAGGCTCATCTACCAGCACTCCGAGGAAAAGGCACAGAGCATCGACTCGTTCCGCGGCCGCCTGATGCACTTCATCTGGGAGACGCATGCCAATGTGCTCATCGAGCAGCTCTTCAACATCGTCATCGAGTTCCCCGACTCGGAGCCAGCCCTCAAGGACCTCCGCCAGTGTCTGGAGAAAACGGACCTTCGCTCCACGCTGGTCAGCTCTCTCCGCCGGTCCATCGAGGTCCGTCTCTTGCACCCAG gtGTGAACACGAACCACATCCTCACAGCATACATCTCGGCGATACGGGCGCTTAGAGCGCTTGACCCTGCAGGGGTGATCCTGGAGCTGGTGTGTGAACCTGTCCGCAAGTACCTCAG GTCACGTGAGGACACGGTGCGGTGCATTGTGGCGGGCCTGACAGACACGGAGAGCAATGAACTGGTGGATGAACTGCTGAGGGGAGCCCCGCAACATGTGGACGAACGCATCGACTCTGAGGACGAGACGGACAACTGGGAGTCATGGCAACCAGATCCTGTCGATGCCAATCCTG AGACGGCGTCAAAGCGTCGCAAAGAGCAGGACATCATCTCTACCCTGGTCAACGTGTATGGCAGTCAGGAGCTGTTTGTCACAGAATACCGCACCCTTCTGGCAgacaggctgctctcccccaccGGAGCTGCCATGGCTGCTGGAGTAAAGCTGGA CATGGCCAACTCCCTGGAGCGAGAGCTGCGTTACCTGGAGCTGCTGAAGCTTCGCTTTGGGGAGAACCCCCTGCACGGCTGTCAGGTCATGCTGAAAGATGTGGCTGACTCGCGACGCATCAACTCCCGCATCACAGAAAGCAAACAGCACAACAGAGAGGGGGGCAGC GACACGCAGGATGTGGATGTCAGTGCCATCATCCTGTCGGCCCAGTTCTGGCCCTCATTCCGGGAAGAGAAGATCACTCTGCCCCCGGAGCTGCAGAGCAGTCTGGATGCCTACACTCAGCAGTATGAGATGCTGAAGGGAAACCGCACTCTGGTGTGGAAGCCCCATTTGG GTGTGATGAACATAGAGCTGGAGCTGAAGGAACAGAAGCTGAACTTCTCTGTGACCCCAGTGCAGGCCGCTCTCATCATGCAGTTCCAGGAGCAGA AGCGGTGGACGGTAGAGGACCTGGGTCAGGCCCTGGAGATGGCTCCCTCAGCAGTGCGGCGCAAGCTGGCCTTCTGGCAGGGCCAGGGGGTGGTGCGCGAGGAGGGGGCCGATGTCTTCCTGCTGGTGGAGGACCGGcgggggggccccggggggggaGGCCCCCACCCGGAGGGGACGGTCATCACCGCCCACacggaggacgaggaggagctgGAGTCGGCCATGGCCAGCGCCGCCCAGCAGAGGGAGCAGGAGATGCAG